From the genome of Naumannella halotolerans, one region includes:
- a CDS encoding glycosyltransferase family 2 protein, translating into MRLFVQIPCLNEEGTLPLVLSSIPKQIDGIDEIHVLVVDDGSTDRTIEVARSFGVVHFVRHARNMGLARSFRDGVDYAMAHGADIVVNTDGDNQYPQDRIADLVQPLIRGEADIAIADRQTKTIKHFSPFKKAMQSFGSQVVNFAATTDLPDAASGFRAYSAEALIRLNVVTQFSYCMETIIQAGNKRLRIASIPVTTNAKTRESRLFDNIFQHMSRSGQAIMRSYVMFKPHAVFLTLAALFGLGAAIPFVRFLVLRLMGYDGNYIQSLIFGSTMLTGALISVALLVISDMLRTNRTLLEDTLERLKEIQYDPERVIPPAGPAWSEVRPALDPVDAEPTVELQPGGADQPPKGYQTLEAADDLVSDGRVK; encoded by the coding sequence ATGCGCCTGTTTGTGCAGATTCCTTGCCTCAACGAGGAGGGGACGCTACCTCTGGTGCTGTCGTCCATCCCGAAGCAGATCGACGGCATCGACGAGATCCACGTCCTGGTCGTCGACGACGGTTCGACCGATCGGACGATCGAGGTCGCCAGGTCCTTCGGTGTGGTGCATTTCGTCCGGCATGCGCGCAACATGGGGCTGGCCCGGTCCTTCCGTGACGGTGTCGACTACGCGATGGCGCACGGGGCCGACATCGTGGTCAACACCGATGGCGACAACCAGTACCCGCAGGATCGGATCGCCGACCTGGTGCAGCCGCTGATCCGCGGCGAGGCCGACATCGCCATCGCCGACCGGCAGACGAAGACCATCAAGCACTTCTCCCCGTTCAAGAAGGCGATGCAGTCCTTCGGCAGCCAGGTGGTCAACTTCGCCGCCACCACTGACCTTCCCGACGCCGCCAGCGGTTTCCGCGCCTACTCCGCGGAGGCGCTGATCCGGCTCAATGTGGTCACCCAGTTCTCCTACTGCATGGAGACGATCATCCAGGCCGGCAACAAGCGATTGCGGATCGCCAGCATTCCGGTGACCACCAATGCCAAGACCCGCGAATCACGCCTGTTCGACAACATCTTCCAGCACATGTCGCGCTCCGGGCAGGCGATCATGCGCAGCTACGTGATGTTCAAGCCGCATGCGGTGTTCCTGACCCTGGCGGCGTTGTTCGGCCTCGGCGCCGCGATCCCGTTCGTGCGCTTCCTGGTGCTGCGACTGATGGGGTACGACGGGAACTACATCCAGTCGCTCATCTTCGGCTCGACGATGCTGACCGGCGCCCTGATCTCGGTCGCCCTGCTCGTGATCTCGGACATGTTGCGTACCAACCGCACCCTGCTGGAGGACACCTTGGAGCGGTTGAAGGAGATCCAGTACGACCCCGAACGGGTGATCCCACCTGCCGGTCCGGCCTGGAGCGAGGTCCGGCCGGCCCTCGACCCGGTTGATGCCGAGCCGACCGTGGAGCTTCAGCCAGGCGGTGCCGACCAACCGCCGAAGGGCTATCAGACCCTCGAGGCGGCCGACGACCTCGTCTCCGACGGAAGGGTCAAGTGA
- a CDS encoding UDP-glucose dehydrogenase family protein, which translates to MKLSVIGCGYLGAVHAAAMASLGHEVVGIDVDQAKIDALAEGRAPFFEPGLPELLTETHGSGQLVFSTDVAAAADCQVHFIAVGTPQQVDGPGADLRFVNAAVDSLLPHLKPGDLVVGKSTVPVGTADSLAPRIEATGAELAWNPEFLREGFAVKDTIEPDRLVYGVRSERARNLLDQVYSTAVAAGTPLVVTDYPTAELVKTAANAFLATKISFINAMAELAETTGADVTQLADAIGYDKRIGRKFLNAGVGFGGGCLPKDIRAFRARAEELGRGESLAFLREIDEINLRRRQRVITLATELLGGSVYQRRIAVLGLAFKPNSDDIRDSPAADVAVGLNGLGAEVVAYDPEAIENARRTHPQLTYAASTKEALADAEAVVLVTEWDEFKQLDPTVVADQVSQRVIIDGRNVLDREAWRAAGWRYAGLGRS; encoded by the coding sequence GTGAAGTTGTCCGTCATCGGCTGCGGTTATCTCGGCGCAGTCCACGCAGCGGCGATGGCCTCTCTGGGGCACGAGGTGGTCGGCATCGACGTCGACCAGGCGAAGATCGATGCCCTGGCCGAGGGGCGCGCCCCGTTCTTCGAACCCGGCCTGCCCGAACTCCTCACAGAGACCCATGGCAGCGGGCAGCTGGTGTTCAGCACCGATGTGGCAGCCGCCGCCGACTGCCAGGTCCATTTCATCGCCGTCGGCACTCCGCAGCAGGTCGACGGGCCCGGCGCGGACCTGCGGTTCGTCAATGCCGCGGTCGACTCCCTGCTCCCCCACCTGAAGCCCGGTGACCTGGTCGTCGGCAAGTCGACCGTCCCGGTGGGTACCGCCGATTCGTTGGCACCCCGGATCGAGGCCACCGGTGCCGAACTGGCCTGGAATCCGGAGTTCCTCCGGGAGGGGTTCGCGGTGAAGGACACCATCGAACCCGACCGGCTGGTCTACGGGGTACGCAGTGAGCGCGCCCGTAACCTGCTCGATCAGGTGTACAGCACCGCCGTTGCCGCCGGTACGCCGCTGGTCGTCACCGACTACCCGACCGCCGAGCTGGTGAAGACAGCCGCCAACGCCTTCTTGGCCACCAAGATCTCGTTCATCAATGCAATGGCCGAACTCGCCGAGACCACCGGTGCCGATGTCACCCAGCTGGCCGACGCGATCGGTTACGACAAGCGCATCGGGCGCAAGTTCCTCAATGCCGGCGTCGGCTTCGGCGGCGGCTGCCTGCCGAAGGACATCCGCGCCTTCCGTGCCCGCGCCGAGGAACTCGGACGGGGTGAATCGCTGGCCTTCCTGCGGGAGATCGACGAGATCAACCTGCGCCGCCGGCAGCGTGTGATCACCCTGGCCACCGAACTGCTCGGCGGATCGGTCTACCAGCGACGGATCGCCGTCCTCGGCCTGGCATTCAAGCCGAACAGCGACGACATCCGTGACTCACCGGCCGCCGATGTCGCCGTGGGCCTGAACGGCTTGGGCGCCGAGGTGGTGGCCTACGATCCGGAGGCGATCGAGAACGCCCGCCGGACACACCCGCAGCTGACCTACGCGGCCAGCACGAAGGAGGCCCTGGCCGATGCCGAGGCAGTCGTGCTGGTGACCGAGTGGGACGAGTTCAAGCAACTCGACCCGACGGTGGTGGCCGATCAGGTCAGCCAGCGGGTGATCATCGACGGCCGCAATGTGCTGGACCGGGAGGCCTGGCGCGCAGCCGGCTGGCGCTACGCCGGGCTCGGCCGCAGCTGA
- a CDS encoding glycosyltransferase, protein MQSATTPGTRTPRISLIGPVRPYRGGIAQYTTSLADGLSAVSDLTVWSFDKLYPERLYPGASDVEEGAARRDDAHYSLHALNPISWLRTAAAVARTKPDLVLINWWTVYWQPAWFVIARYLRARGIKVVYLVHNLADHDAPGIQTRVSHKLLTCADGYVVHGARQREILAELSPGTPVLQRPHPVYDYYPAVTDPLPRRRRLELLFFGFIRPYKGLDVFLDALRQVQDPSAIAVSVVGESWDDPADLIASAADLDVELVLRYVSNGEAAQFFERADAVVLPYRSATGSGIVASAYHHGKPVIASDVPGLDDVVDDRTGWLFPVDDSAALAAVIDGIDAEQCRVKGAAAADFVTENSWPAMARAIVTTFTGVTTFTGRAGDRG, encoded by the coding sequence ATGCAATCCGCGACCACGCCAGGAACCCGCACGCCGCGAATCAGCCTGATCGGCCCGGTGCGTCCGTACCGCGGCGGCATCGCCCAGTACACGACCAGTCTGGCCGATGGCCTGTCGGCGGTCAGCGACCTCACCGTCTGGTCGTTCGACAAGCTCTACCCCGAGCGGCTCTATCCCGGGGCCAGTGACGTGGAGGAGGGCGCCGCCCGCCGAGACGATGCGCATTACAGCCTGCATGCCCTGAACCCGATCAGCTGGTTGCGTACCGCTGCCGCCGTCGCTCGCACGAAGCCCGACCTGGTACTGATCAACTGGTGGACCGTCTACTGGCAACCGGCCTGGTTCGTGATCGCACGGTACCTGCGGGCGCGAGGAATCAAGGTCGTCTACCTGGTGCACAATCTGGCCGATCATGACGCCCCGGGAATCCAGACCCGTGTGAGCCACAAGCTGCTGACCTGCGCCGACGGGTACGTCGTGCACGGCGCCCGGCAACGCGAGATCCTGGCCGAACTGAGCCCCGGTACCCCGGTGCTGCAGCGGCCGCATCCGGTCTACGACTACTACCCGGCGGTCACCGATCCGCTGCCTCGGCGGCGTCGGCTGGAGTTGCTCTTCTTCGGCTTCATCCGTCCCTACAAGGGCCTGGACGTCTTCCTCGACGCGCTGCGGCAGGTGCAGGATCCCTCGGCGATCGCGGTGTCGGTGGTGGGGGAGTCCTGGGACGACCCGGCGGACCTGATCGCGTCCGCGGCCGATCTGGATGTCGAACTCGTCCTGCGCTATGTCAGCAACGGGGAGGCCGCCCAGTTCTTCGAACGGGCCGATGCGGTCGTGCTGCCGTACCGCTCAGCGACCGGCAGCGGCATCGTCGCCTCGGCCTACCATCACGGCAAACCGGTGATCGCCTCCGATGTGCCGGGGCTCGACGACGTGGTCGACGACCGTACCGGCTGGCTGTTCCCGGTCGACGACTCAGCGGCGCTGGCCGCCGTGATCGACGGGATCGACGCCGAGCAGTGCCGGGTCAAGGGCGCAGCTGCGGCCGATTTCGTCACCGAGAACAGCTGGCCGGCCATGGCCCGGGCCATCGTCACCACCTTCACCGGCGTCACCACCTTCACCGGCCGAGCCGGCGATCGGGGCTGA
- a CDS encoding DUF1206 domain-containing protein produces MAHSSTGGGAVEAGKQKARQGKDAADRAADNAAEHGEKAGEVVQQSKPYQLLVTLGLICYGVVHLLMAWIAIQLAWGLGGGDASTTGALQQLAGQPFGMVMLIIVAVGLFALTVWQLIEAVIGHSHVPTPKRYGKRIASLGKAVVYAALGFSAARIAAGGGQGDSNSSQESASAQLLAMPFGRALVVIAGLVILAIAVSQIVKGVRQKFTEDLAGGASRTAIRLGTAGYVAKGIALLIVGALFGFAGLSADPEQASGTDQALRMILEQPFGPYLLTLLALGLICFGLFCFVWSRNAKHEKA; encoded by the coding sequence ATGGCGCACAGTTCCACCGGGGGCGGAGCCGTCGAGGCAGGCAAGCAGAAGGCCAGGCAGGGCAAGGATGCAGCCGATCGGGCGGCCGACAACGCCGCCGAACACGGGGAGAAGGCCGGTGAGGTCGTCCAGCAGTCGAAGCCGTACCAACTGCTGGTGACGCTGGGCCTGATCTGTTACGGAGTGGTGCACCTGCTGATGGCCTGGATCGCGATCCAGCTCGCCTGGGGACTGGGTGGTGGCGACGCCTCCACCACCGGCGCCCTGCAGCAGCTCGCCGGTCAGCCGTTCGGCATGGTGATGCTGATCATCGTCGCCGTCGGTCTCTTCGCGCTCACCGTGTGGCAGCTGATCGAGGCCGTGATCGGCCACTCCCACGTACCGACCCCGAAGCGGTACGGCAAGCGGATCGCCTCGCTGGGCAAGGCGGTCGTCTATGCCGCCCTGGGGTTCAGCGCGGCCCGGATCGCCGCCGGTGGTGGCCAGGGCGACTCCAACTCCTCCCAGGAGTCGGCCTCGGCGCAGTTGCTGGCCATGCCGTTCGGCCGGGCACTGGTGGTGATCGCCGGTCTGGTCATCCTGGCCATCGCCGTCTCGCAGATCGTGAAGGGTGTCCGGCAGAAGTTCACCGAGGATCTGGCCGGCGGTGCGTCGCGGACCGCGATCCGGCTCGGGACCGCCGGTTACGTCGCCAAGGGCATCGCCCTGCTGATCGTCGGGGCCCTCTTCGGCTTCGCCGGGCTGAGCGCCGATCCCGAGCAGGCCAGTGGCACCGATCAGGCCCTGCGGATGATCCTCGAACAGCCCTTCGGTCCGTACCTGCTGACGCTGCTGGCGCTGGGATTGATCTGTTTCGGCCTGTTCTGCTTCGTCTGGTCCCGCAACGCCAAGCACGAGAAGGCGTGA
- a CDS encoding glycosyltransferase family 2 protein produces MPAASVVAVVVAYNRRELLAETLRGLRAQTVAPVRIVVVDNASTDGTTAMVGADFDEVELVTLERNTGGAGGFAVGIERALQFDPQWVWVMDDDTVPLPEALSAMLEFSTKLPEATVLASRVLWTDGREHPMNMPRRRPFTRVSAAAAAAGGYPIRSISFVSAMFRTGAIRRSGLPIADYFLWNDDFEFSTRVLRRRQGFLVTNSVVEHRTTTFGGTDADPGARFYLEVRNKVWLLTRSNSLGPLERLLYGGSTLRRWARTFARSKNRGLLADGLRRGLRDGITGRPRPNAEVLADLDTELVRGQREVAEAVDRPDRAPAAGRGRRG; encoded by the coding sequence ATGCCTGCAGCGTCCGTGGTCGCCGTCGTCGTGGCCTACAACCGGCGAGAGCTGCTCGCCGAGACCCTGCGGGGACTTCGCGCCCAGACCGTTGCGCCGGTCCGGATCGTGGTCGTCGACAACGCCTCCACCGACGGCACCACGGCCATGGTCGGCGCCGATTTCGACGAGGTGGAGCTGGTCACCCTGGAGCGGAACACCGGCGGCGCCGGCGGCTTCGCGGTGGGCATCGAACGGGCCCTGCAATTCGACCCGCAGTGGGTCTGGGTGATGGATGACGACACCGTACCGCTGCCGGAAGCGCTGTCGGCGATGCTGGAGTTCAGCACGAAGCTGCCCGAGGCCACGGTGCTCGCCTCCCGGGTGCTGTGGACCGACGGCCGCGAACATCCGATGAACATGCCGCGGCGCCGTCCGTTCACCCGGGTCAGTGCGGCCGCGGCTGCCGCCGGCGGGTACCCCATCAGGTCGATCTCGTTCGTCTCGGCCATGTTCCGCACCGGCGCGATCCGCCGCTCCGGACTGCCGATCGCCGACTACTTCTTGTGGAACGACGATTTCGAGTTCAGCACCCGGGTGCTGCGCCGACGGCAGGGATTCCTGGTCACGAACAGCGTGGTCGAGCACCGGACAACCACCTTCGGCGGCACCGACGCCGATCCGGGTGCACGGTTCTACCTCGAGGTACGCAACAAGGTCTGGCTACTGACCCGATCGAACTCGCTGGGCCCGCTGGAGCGGCTGCTGTACGGCGGTTCCACCTTGCGTCGCTGGGCCCGGACCTTCGCCCGTTCGAAGAATCGGGGGCTGTTGGCCGACGGTCTGCGGCGCGGGCTGCGCGACGGCATCACCGGCCGGCCGCGGCCGAATGCCGAGGTCCTGGCCGATCTCGACACCGAGCTGGTGCGGGGCCAACGCGAGGTCGCCGAGGCGGTGGACCGGCCCGACCGCGCCCCGGCCGCCGGACGGGGGCGTCGTGGCTGA
- a CDS encoding (deoxy)nucleoside triphosphate pyrophosphohydrolase, translating into MSTGTGPGRQLVVAAVITSDTAVLAARRSYPPSLAGKWEFPGGKAEPGEGPEQALVRELAEELAVEVELGTEITAPAGGPWPIDERLELRLWWARLASDEAPRPLGSHDRLSWVEPDDLPSLDWLPADRPMIGRIRQLWQGRR; encoded by the coding sequence GTGAGCACCGGTACCGGACCCGGCCGGCAGCTCGTCGTCGCGGCCGTGATCACCAGCGACACCGCAGTGCTGGCCGCCCGACGCAGCTATCCGCCGTCATTGGCCGGGAAGTGGGAGTTCCCGGGCGGCAAGGCCGAACCGGGGGAGGGACCTGAGCAGGCACTGGTCAGGGAGCTGGCCGAGGAACTCGCCGTCGAGGTCGAACTCGGCACCGAGATCACTGCACCGGCGGGTGGGCCGTGGCCGATCGACGAACGCCTCGAACTGCGTCTGTGGTGGGCCCGGCTGGCCTCCGACGAGGCGCCGCGGCCGCTGGGGAGCCATGACCGCCTGAGCTGGGTCGAGCCCGACGACCTGCCGTCGCTGGACTGGCTGCCGGCCGACCGGCCGATGATCGGCCGGATCCGGCAACTCTGGCAGGGACGGCGGTAG
- the glf gene encoding UDP-galactopyranose mutase has product MNSDLVVVGSGFFGLTIAERAAADLGIKVLVIDRRDHIGGNAYSEDDPDTGIEIHRYGAHLFHTSVETVWNYVNRFTAFTDYVHRVYTRHNEIVYPLPINLGTINQFFNAAYSPDEARALIAEQAGEFSAENSRNLEEKGISLIGRPLYEAFIRDYTAKQWQTDPTELPAEIITRLPVRYNYDNRYFNDKWEGLPVNGYTAWLENMADHPNIEVRLDTDFFDTSQDVAKATTVGQVPVVYTGAVDRYFDYAAGELSWRTLDFEREVVPTGDYQGTSVMNYADADYPFTRIHEFKHFHPERADRYPDDRSVIMREFSRFATKDDEPYYPVNTAADREGLLAYRELQNGEPNVLFGGRLGTYKYLDMHMAIGSALSMYRNQVRPIFGKPAE; this is encoded by the coding sequence ATGAATTCTGATCTGGTGGTGGTGGGTTCTGGCTTCTTCGGCCTGACGATCGCCGAACGTGCCGCTGCTGATCTGGGAATCAAGGTGCTGGTCATCGATCGGCGTGACCACATCGGCGGTAATGCCTACAGCGAGGACGATCCGGACACCGGCATCGAGATCCACCGGTACGGGGCGCACCTGTTCCACACCTCGGTGGAGACCGTCTGGAACTACGTCAACCGCTTCACCGCCTTCACCGACTACGTCCACCGGGTCTACACCCGGCACAACGAGATCGTGTACCCGCTGCCGATCAACCTGGGCACCATCAACCAGTTCTTCAATGCCGCCTACTCCCCGGACGAGGCCAGGGCATTGATCGCCGAACAGGCCGGTGAGTTCTCCGCGGAGAACTCCCGGAATCTGGAGGAGAAGGGCATCTCCCTGATCGGGCGGCCGCTCTACGAGGCGTTCATCCGCGATTACACCGCGAAACAGTGGCAGACCGACCCGACCGAATTGCCGGCCGAGATCATCACCCGGCTGCCGGTCCGCTACAACTACGACAACCGCTACTTCAACGACAAATGGGAAGGGTTGCCGGTCAACGGTTACACCGCCTGGTTGGAGAACATGGCCGACCATCCGAACATCGAGGTACGGCTGGACACCGACTTCTTCGACACCTCCCAGGACGTGGCCAAGGCGACCACCGTCGGCCAGGTTCCGGTCGTCTACACCGGGGCGGTCGACCGCTACTTCGACTACGCCGCCGGCGAGCTCTCCTGGCGGACGCTGGACTTCGAGCGTGAGGTGGTGCCGACCGGTGACTACCAAGGCACCTCGGTGATGAACTACGCCGACGCCGACTACCCGTTCACCCGGATCCACGAGTTCAAGCACTTCCACCCCGAGCGGGCCGACCGCTATCCCGACGACAGGTCGGTCATCATGCGCGAGTTCTCCCGCTTCGCCACCAAGGACGACGAGCCGTACTACCCGGTCAACACAGCCGCCGACCGCGAGGGTCTGCTGGCCTACCGGGAGCTGCAGAACGGTGAGCCGAATGTCCTGTTCGGCGGACGCCTGGGCACCTACAAGTACCTCGACATGCACATGGCGATCGGCTCGGCGCTCTCGATGTACCGCAATCAGGTGCGCCCGATCTTCGGCAAGCCGGCCGAGTGA
- a CDS encoding ABC transporter ATP-binding protein: MPTADDTSLPAAEVAKASIIVEDVSKEFRIRRTHSFKETFVEWLKGRDVRPNHFRALDDVSFTVNEGESVALLGFNGSGKSTMLKLMSGVLEPDTGQVLIRGRLAGLIEVGAGFHPDMSGRENVYLNAAILGMQKDEIDARFDDIVAFSEIEEFIDQEVKHYSSGMFMRLAFAVAIHTELDVLLIDEILSVGDGPFQEKCQAKIKELSAAGKTMVIVSHDQDLVRELTHRGIVIRQGKKVFDGPTEQAIDAMLAG; the protein is encoded by the coding sequence GTGCCGACCGCTGATGACACCAGTCTGCCCGCCGCGGAGGTGGCCAAGGCATCGATCATCGTCGAGGACGTCTCCAAGGAGTTCCGGATCCGACGTACCCATTCGTTCAAGGAGACCTTCGTCGAGTGGTTGAAGGGACGCGATGTGCGGCCCAACCATTTCCGGGCCCTGGACGATGTCTCGTTCACGGTGAACGAGGGGGAGTCGGTGGCCCTGCTGGGCTTCAACGGCTCGGGCAAGTCGACGATGCTGAAGCTGATGTCCGGGGTCCTCGAACCGGACACCGGACAGGTGCTGATCCGGGGTCGCCTGGCCGGCCTGATCGAGGTCGGTGCCGGGTTCCATCCCGATATGTCGGGCCGGGAGAACGTGTATCTCAATGCCGCCATCCTGGGGATGCAGAAGGACGAGATCGACGCCCGGTTCGACGACATCGTCGCCTTCAGCGAGATCGAGGAGTTCATCGACCAGGAGGTCAAGCACTACTCCTCGGGTATGTTCATGCGGTTGGCCTTCGCGGTGGCGATCCACACCGAGCTCGACGTCCTGCTGATCGACGAGATCCTGTCGGTCGGCGACGGCCCCTTCCAGGAGAAGTGCCAGGCCAAGATCAAGGAGCTTTCGGCGGCCGGGAAGACGATGGTGATCGTCAGCCACGACCAGGACCTGGTCCGCGAGCTCACCCACCGGGGGATCGTGATCCGGCAGGGGAAGAAGGTCTTCGACGGGCCGACCGAGCAGGCCATCGACGCGATGCTGGCCGGCTGA
- a CDS encoding ABC transporter permease, producing MTTPDLSEFHLPGRGRGLLDVFHWRYLLRLLVRKGTQTRYRNSILGWVWSYVKPAAQFAVFYIVMGQFLNLSRTIDNFAVYLFSGIVVINFFTEAFGNATNSIVDNGALVKKIYLPRELFPIAAVLVALTHFLPQFVILMVVCVLMGWIPTLGNLVAIVLALVIVGILALGMGLFFGALNVAYRDASNFVEIILMFATWSAPVLYSWTLVQETVPSWMFTIYQLNPLTMAVELFHKGTWFLTSDRSLPLIPDLWLHSLISLGVALVCLLVGQWVFRRCERQFAQEL from the coding sequence GTGACCACACCCGATCTGAGCGAGTTCCACCTGCCCGGACGTGGCCGCGGTCTGCTGGATGTCTTCCACTGGCGTTATCTGCTCCGCTTGCTGGTACGCAAGGGAACGCAGACCCGCTACCGCAATTCGATCCTCGGCTGGGTCTGGTCGTATGTGAAGCCGGCGGCCCAGTTCGCCGTCTTCTACATCGTCATGGGCCAGTTCCTGAACCTGAGCCGGACCATCGACAACTTCGCGGTCTACCTGTTCTCCGGGATCGTGGTGATCAACTTCTTCACCGAGGCATTCGGCAACGCCACCAACTCGATCGTGGACAACGGGGCCCTGGTGAAGAAGATCTACCTGCCCCGCGAGCTGTTCCCGATCGCGGCGGTGCTGGTGGCCCTGACCCACTTCCTGCCACAGTTCGTGATCTTGATGGTGGTCTGCGTGCTCATGGGCTGGATACCCACTCTGGGCAATCTGGTCGCCATCGTGCTCGCGCTGGTGATCGTCGGCATCCTCGCGCTGGGGATGGGGCTGTTCTTCGGGGCGCTGAACGTCGCCTACCGCGATGCGTCCAACTTCGTCGAGATCATCTTGATGTTCGCCACCTGGTCGGCACCGGTGCTCTACTCCTGGACCCTGGTCCAGGAGACCGTACCGTCGTGGATGTTCACCATCTACCAGCTGAATCCGTTGACCATGGCGGTCGAACTGTTCCACAAGGGCACCTGGTTCCTGACCTCGGACCGGTCCCTGCCCCTGATTCCCGACCTCTGGCTGCACTCGCTGATCTCGCTCGGCGTGGCCTTGGTGTGCCTGCTGGTCGGGCAGTGGGTCTTCCGTCGCTGCGAACGCCAGTTCGCCCAGGAGCTCTGA
- a CDS encoding lysylphosphatidylglycerol synthase domain-containing protein yields MLNRVLAFLRSPWVRAAFLLLVLGLAGWALATRWEQFTAAVVQLPPSLVVGALVLTFVYVFCMMCAWRVLLAGMGAPTRLADITVIYGIGQLGKYLPGGVWNILAAAELGADRQIPRRTSAAAMATATVMSLVTALAVGCLTFIFAPSELLQDWGWVAWFIIPFSICLLPPVFNWLLRFAFRLARMEPPQPISWGKLGLATLLSLAGWVACGLQLFVVGVGLGIGLDLQSVITTIGVGALAWAAGLLFIPAPAGAGIREGVIEIALTGALAPGALGALWLLTRVLFVLADLGFAALGFGIDRWQRRHRRRTEPAAPTIS; encoded by the coding sequence TTGCTGAATCGCGTACTGGCGTTCCTCCGCTCTCCCTGGGTACGCGCCGCGTTCCTGCTGCTGGTCCTCGGACTGGCCGGCTGGGCGCTGGCCACCCGGTGGGAGCAGTTCACCGCCGCTGTCGTCCAGTTGCCGCCGTCGCTGGTCGTCGGTGCCCTGGTCCTGACCTTCGTCTACGTCTTCTGCATGATGTGTGCCTGGCGGGTGCTCCTGGCCGGTATGGGGGCACCGACCCGACTGGCCGACATCACGGTGATCTACGGCATCGGTCAGCTCGGGAAGTACCTGCCCGGGGGAGTCTGGAACATCCTGGCCGCCGCCGAACTGGGCGCGGATCGGCAGATCCCGCGCCGGACCTCCGCGGCGGCGATGGCGACTGCCACGGTGATGAGCCTGGTGACGGCACTGGCGGTCGGCTGCCTCACCTTCATCTTCGCCCCCTCCGAGCTGTTGCAGGACTGGGGCTGGGTCGCCTGGTTCATCATTCCCTTCTCGATCTGCCTCCTGCCCCCGGTGTTCAACTGGCTGCTCCGTTTCGCCTTCCGGCTGGCCCGGATGGAACCGCCGCAACCGATCAGCTGGGGCAAGTTGGGGCTCGCCACCTTGCTGAGCCTGGCCGGCTGGGTGGCCTGCGGTCTGCAACTGTTCGTCGTCGGGGTCGGCCTGGGGATCGGCCTCGACCTGCAATCGGTGATCACGACCATCGGTGTCGGGGCCTTGGCCTGGGCAGCCGGCCTGTTGTTCATACCCGCACCGGCCGGCGCCGGTATCCGCGAAGGTGTGATCGAGATCGCCCTGACCGGCGCACTCGCCCCCGGCGCGCTCGGTGCACTGTGGCTGCTCACCCGGGTGCTGTTCGTCCTGGCCGATCTCGGCTTCGCCGCCCTCGGGTTCGGCATCGACCGCTGGCAGCGGCGGCACCGGCGGCGGACCGAGCCGGCCGCGCCGACCATCTCGTGA
- a CDS encoding glycosyltransferase gives MAEPFSVLLPVYAGDDPDHFRRAVHSVTTEQSRRPDELVVIQDGPVPGALSSMLERLRRESPVRLVHHRVPVNAGLSHALSIGLEVCRHDVVARMDADDISLPGRFAAQLPVIEAGAELVGSGMYEFTDEETITARRTPPVGSAEIAAFATFHDPFNHPTVVYRRSAVRAAGGYRELDLMEDYWLFARMIQRGAKVANLPDPLVMYRVDSGSYDRRGGWRLFRSEWAIQREFLRSGFTNRFQFLRNLLIRGGYRFVPVRIRRALYQRRFSRPASLDV, from the coding sequence GTGGCTGAACCGTTCTCGGTGCTGCTGCCGGTCTACGCCGGCGACGACCCCGACCATTTCCGCCGGGCCGTGCACAGCGTCACCACCGAGCAGAGTCGCCGACCCGACGAACTGGTGGTGATCCAGGACGGTCCGGTACCCGGTGCACTGTCGTCGATGCTGGAGCGTCTCCGCCGCGAGTCACCGGTGCGCCTGGTGCACCACCGGGTGCCCGTCAATGCCGGGCTCAGTCATGCCCTGAGCATCGGGTTGGAGGTCTGTCGGCACGACGTGGTGGCCCGGATGGATGCCGACGACATCTCCTTGCCCGGACGCTTCGCGGCGCAGCTGCCGGTGATCGAGGCGGGCGCGGAACTGGTGGGCAGCGGGATGTACGAGTTCACCGACGAGGAGACCATCACCGCCCGGCGGACGCCACCGGTGGGGTCGGCGGAGATCGCCGCCTTCGCCACCTTCCACGATCCCTTCAACCACCCGACCGTGGTCTATCGCCGCTCGGCGGTCCGTGCCGCAGGTGGCTACCGGGAGCTCGACCTGATGGAGGACTACTGGTTGTTCGCGCGGATGATCCAGCGCGGCGCCAAGGTGGCCAACCTGCCCGATCCACTTGTCATGTACCGCGTGGACTCCGGTTCCTACGACCGTCGCGGCGGCTGGCGGTTGTTCCGCAGCGAGTGGGCGATCCAGCGTGAGTTCCTCCGCTCGGGCTTCACCAACAGGTTCCAGTTCCTTCGCAATCTGCTGATCCGCGGTGGCTACCGCTTCGTACCGGTACGGATCCGCCGGGCGCTCTACCAACGCCGCTTCTCCCGTCCTGCGTCCCTCGATGTCTGA